A single genomic interval of Streptomyces sp. 1222.5 harbors:
- a CDS encoding VOC family protein — translation MLAAVDHVQLAAPPGSEDLLRAYYGDVLGMTEIPKPPVLAARGGCWFRAGAVELHLGVEDGFRPATKAHPGLRVTDIEAYADRLTACGAPVTWDDNLPGHRRFFSRDPVGNRLEFLQPR, via the coding sequence ATGCTCGCCGCCGTCGACCACGTCCAGCTCGCGGCCCCGCCCGGCTCGGAGGACCTGCTGCGGGCGTACTACGGGGACGTCCTCGGCATGACGGAGATCCCCAAACCGCCGGTGCTCGCGGCGCGCGGCGGCTGCTGGTTCCGGGCCGGCGCCGTAGAGCTGCACCTGGGCGTCGAGGACGGCTTCCGGCCCGCGACGAAGGCCCACCCCGGGCTGCGGGTCACGGACATCGAGGCGTACGCGGACCGGCTCACGGCTTGCGGCGCCCCGGTGACCTGGGACGACAACCTCCCCGGGCACCGGCGGTTCTTCTCACGGGACCCCGTCGGCAACCGACTGGAATTCCTCCAGCCCCGCTGA
- a CDS encoding trans-aconitate 2-methyltransferase encodes MTHPTWDPAQYLRHAGHRARPFADLLAAVPALPAEREPSAGPPRIADLGCGPGNVTVRLTERWPTAHVTGYDNSPDMLDRAHTEHEGPTAGGGRLDFAHADARTWTPPEQYDLIVSNAVLQWVPGHADRFTDWVAALRPGGTFAFQVPDNIDAPLHALMRELAATPRWKARLAEVLRHTDSVHTPGTYLDRLARLGCATDVWQTTYFHVLAGEDPVLDWVKGTGLRPALTALADDPEARDAFVTEYRDLLRAAYPSAPYGTVLPFRRLFAVAVKGA; translated from the coding sequence ATGACGCATCCCACCTGGGACCCCGCCCAGTACCTCCGGCACGCCGGGCACCGGGCCCGTCCCTTCGCCGACCTCCTCGCCGCCGTCCCCGCCCTCCCGGCGGAACGGGAACCGTCCGCGGGCCCACCGCGCATCGCCGACCTCGGCTGCGGCCCGGGCAACGTCACCGTCCGGCTCACCGAACGCTGGCCCACCGCCCACGTCACCGGCTACGACAACTCGCCCGACATGCTCGACCGCGCCCACACCGAGCACGAGGGCCCCACGGCCGGCGGCGGCCGCCTCGACTTCGCCCACGCCGACGCCCGCACCTGGACGCCGCCGGAGCAGTACGACCTGATCGTCTCCAACGCGGTGCTCCAGTGGGTGCCCGGCCACGCCGACCGGTTCACGGACTGGGTCGCCGCCCTTCGCCCCGGCGGCACCTTCGCCTTCCAGGTCCCCGACAACATCGACGCCCCGCTGCACGCCCTGATGCGCGAGCTCGCCGCCACCCCCCGCTGGAAGGCCCGCCTCGCCGAGGTCCTGCGCCACACCGACTCCGTCCACACGCCCGGCACCTACCTCGACCGCCTGGCCCGCCTGGGCTGCGCGACCGACGTCTGGCAGACGACGTACTTCCACGTCCTGGCGGGCGAGGACCCCGTCCTCGACTGGGTCAAGGGCACCGGCCTGCGGCCCGCCCTGACCGCCCTGGCCGACGACCCCGAGGCACGCGACGCGTTCGTCACCGAGTACCGGGACCTCCTCCGCGCGGCGTACCCGAGCGCCCCCTACGGCACCGTCCTGCCGTTCCGCCGGCTGTTCGCCGTGGCCGTCAAGGGAGCCTGA
- the tamR gene encoding MarR family transcriptional regulator TamR, with protein sequence MEDEVDRLVAAWRRERPDLDVEPLEVLSRVSRLARHLDRARRLAFAEHQLEPWEFDVLTALRRAGTPYQLSPGQLLTQTLVTSGTMTNRIDRLAKKGLVERLPDPSDRRGVLVRLTETGRDRADQALAGLLDQERAILAELSRAQRGELAGLLRQLTAPFDNIPG encoded by the coding sequence ATGGAGGACGAGGTCGATCGGCTGGTCGCAGCGTGGCGCCGGGAGCGTCCGGACCTCGACGTGGAGCCGCTGGAAGTACTCAGCCGGGTGAGCCGACTCGCCCGGCATCTGGACCGCGCGCGACGGCTCGCCTTCGCCGAGCACCAGCTGGAGCCCTGGGAGTTCGACGTACTGACCGCGCTGCGGCGCGCGGGCACGCCGTACCAGCTCTCCCCCGGACAGCTGCTGACGCAGACCCTGGTCACGTCGGGCACGATGACCAACCGGATCGACCGGCTGGCGAAGAAGGGCCTCGTGGAGCGGCTGCCGGACCCGAGCGACCGGCGCGGTGTGCTGGTCCGGCTGACCGAGACCGGCCGGGACCGCGCGGACCAGGCGCTGGCGGGCCTGCTGGACCAGGAGCGGGCGATCCTCGCCGAGCTGTCCCGCGCCCAGCGCGGTGAACTGGCGGGCCTGCTACGCCAGTTGACCGCCCCGTTCGACAACATCCCCGGCTAG
- a CDS encoding response regulator transcription factor has translation MVRIRVLVVDDHRIFAESLAAALAAEPDVDVSAAGSGPAALRCLERAAGEGRRFDVLLVDADLGGNLPGARPAVPVQDGDEEGLVDGISLVAGVRSAQPAVRLVVLAEKDDPRRAALALQAGASGWVAKDCSLSRLLTVIRGVLRDETHLPPALLTGVLRELTAARKHRTESERLVQSLTPREREVLRCMVAGLGRKAVAERLFLSPHTVRTHMQNVLGKLGVHSTLAAVALARRAGVGPADLAGDVVERGGQLA, from the coding sequence GTGGTTCGTATCCGAGTCCTGGTCGTGGACGACCATCGCATCTTCGCCGAGTCGCTCGCCGCCGCACTGGCCGCCGAGCCCGACGTCGACGTCTCCGCCGCCGGCAGCGGCCCGGCCGCGCTGCGCTGCCTGGAACGCGCGGCCGGCGAGGGACGCCGCTTCGACGTGCTCCTGGTCGACGCCGACCTCGGCGGCAACCTGCCCGGCGCCCGCCCGGCCGTGCCCGTGCAGGACGGCGACGAGGAAGGCCTGGTCGACGGGATCTCGCTGGTCGCCGGCGTCCGCTCCGCCCAGCCCGCCGTACGGCTCGTCGTCCTCGCCGAGAAGGACGACCCGCGCCGCGCCGCCCTCGCGCTGCAGGCGGGCGCCTCCGGCTGGGTCGCCAAGGACTGCTCGCTGTCCCGGCTGCTGACGGTGATCCGCGGCGTGCTGCGCGACGAGACCCATCTGCCGCCCGCACTGCTCACCGGCGTGCTCAGGGAACTGACGGCCGCGCGCAAGCACCGCACCGAGAGCGAACGCCTGGTGCAGTCCCTGACCCCGCGCGAGCGGGAGGTGCTGCGCTGCATGGTCGCCGGGCTCGGCCGCAAGGCGGTCGCCGAGCGGCTGTTCCTCTCCCCGCACACCGTGCGCACCCACATGCAGAACGTCCTCGGCAAGCTGGGCGTCCACTCCACCCTCGCCGCCGTGGCGCTCGCCCGGCGGGCCGGGGTCGGCCCGGCGGACCTAGCCGGGGATGTTGTCGAACGGGGCGGTCAACTGGCGTAG
- a CDS encoding N-acetyltransferase, with protein MVCRMFRIEAEVDKGRRDLLRSRLRDTNTAASPVLAALRGTPGEREVPLHVWALGDSGELAGGLVGHTWTTWLHVTYLWVDDRHRGTGLGSRLLAEAERIARTERTCTAARLETWSFQAPEFYRKQGYDVVGTIPDYPPGITEYILTKRLT; from the coding sequence ATGGTGTGCCGCATGTTTCGTATTGAGGCGGAAGTCGACAAAGGACGACGTGATCTGCTCCGCTCGCGGTTGCGGGACACCAACACGGCGGCGTCCCCGGTGCTGGCGGCGCTGCGCGGCACGCCCGGCGAACGGGAGGTCCCGCTCCATGTGTGGGCGCTGGGCGACTCCGGGGAACTGGCGGGCGGGCTGGTCGGTCACACCTGGACGACCTGGCTGCACGTCACCTACCTGTGGGTGGACGACCGCCACCGCGGCACGGGCCTCGGCTCCCGTCTCCTCGCCGAGGCCGAACGCATCGCCCGCACCGAGCGCACGTGCACGGCGGCCCGCCTGGAGACCTGGAGCTTCCAGGCCCCGGAGTTCTACCGCAAGCAGGGCTACGACGTGGTCGGCACCATCCCCGACTACCCGCCGGGCATCACGGAGTACATCCTCACGAAGCGCCTGACCTGA
- the galK gene encoding galactokinase — translation MGAQQVAQRFTELYGTAPEGVWAAPGRVNLIGEHTDYNDGFVMPFALPHQAVAAVSRRDDGLLRLHSADVAGGVAEVRLDGLAPGSDSAWTAYPAGVVWALREAGHEVTGADVHLSSTVPTGAGLSSSAALEVVIALALDDLYGFGLQRWQLARLCQRAENVYVGAPTGIMDQTASACCTPGHALFLDTRDLSQRQTPFDLAAEGLRLLVVDTQVKHAHSGGEYGKRRAGCEKGAALLGVDALRDVPYDGLEAALARLGDEEEVVRLVRHIVTENHRVERVVDLLRAGRTHAIGPVLTEGHASLRDDFRISCPELDLVVDTALAGGALGARMTGGGFGGSAIVLTQATDVDTLTKSVEEAFAAAGFAPPRVFEAIPSAGAHRLI, via the coding sequence GTGGGGGCACAGCAGGTCGCACAGCGCTTCACCGAGCTGTACGGGACGGCACCCGAGGGCGTGTGGGCGGCGCCGGGCCGGGTCAACCTGATCGGCGAGCACACCGACTACAACGACGGCTTCGTCATGCCGTTCGCACTGCCGCACCAGGCGGTCGCGGCCGTCTCCCGCCGGGACGACGGGCTGCTGCGCCTGCACTCGGCGGACGTCGCGGGAGGCGTGGCAGAGGTGCGCCTGGACGGCCTCGCCCCAGGGTCCGACAGCGCGTGGACGGCCTACCCGGCCGGCGTGGTCTGGGCGCTGCGCGAGGCGGGCCACGAGGTGACCGGCGCGGACGTCCACCTGTCCTCGACGGTCCCCACGGGCGCCGGTCTCTCCTCGTCCGCCGCGCTGGAGGTCGTGATCGCCCTGGCGCTCGACGACCTGTACGGATTCGGTCTCCAGCGGTGGCAGCTCGCCCGGCTGTGCCAGCGCGCGGAGAACGTCTACGTCGGCGCGCCGACCGGCATCATGGACCAGACGGCGTCCGCGTGCTGCACGCCGGGGCACGCCCTGTTCCTCGACACCCGGGACCTGTCCCAGCGGCAGACCCCCTTCGACCTGGCGGCCGAGGGCCTGCGCCTGCTCGTCGTGGACACGCAGGTCAAGCACGCCCACAGCGGCGGCGAGTACGGCAAGCGCCGGGCCGGCTGCGAGAAGGGTGCGGCCCTGCTGGGCGTCGACGCCCTCCGGGACGTCCCGTACGACGGCCTGGAGGCGGCCCTCGCCCGGCTCGGCGACGAGGAGGAGGTGGTCCGTCTCGTCCGGCACATCGTCACCGAGAACCACCGCGTCGAACGCGTCGTCGACCTGCTGCGCGCCGGACGGACCCACGCGATCGGCCCCGTCCTCACCGAGGGACACGCCTCGCTGCGCGACGACTTCCGCATCTCCTGCCCGGAACTGGACCTGGTCGTCGACACCGCCCTCGCGGGCGGCGCGCTCGGCGCCCGGATGACCGGCGGCGGCTTCGGCGGCTCGGCGATCGTGCTGACGCAGGCGACGGACGTCGACACCCTCACCAAGTCGGTCGAGGAAGCCTTCGCCGCGGCCGGCTTCGCACCCCCGCGCGTCTTCGAGGCGATCCCGTCGGCGGGGGCCCACCGCCTGATCTGA
- the galE gene encoding UDP-glucose 4-epimerase GalE gives MKYLVTGGAGYVGSVVAQHLLEAGHEVTVLDNLSTGFREGVPAGAAFVEGDIRDAAKWLDASYEGVLHFAASSQVGESVAKPEKYWENNVAGSLALLGAMRDAGVRTLVFSSTAATYGEPEQVPITETAPTRPTNPYGATKLAVDHMITSEANAHGLAAVSLRYFNVAGAYGAHGERHDPESHLIPLVLQVAQGRRDAISVYGDDYATPDGTCVRDYIHVADLAEAHLLALRAARPGTHLICNLGNGSGFSVRQVIETVREVTGHPIPEVAAPRRGGDPAVLVAAADTAREKLGWNPTRADLAGIVADAWEFAQSITEEH, from the coding sequence ATGAAGTACCTGGTGACGGGTGGCGCGGGATACGTCGGCAGTGTCGTGGCCCAGCATCTGCTGGAGGCCGGCCACGAGGTCACCGTCCTCGACAACCTCTCCACCGGCTTCCGCGAGGGCGTCCCGGCCGGCGCCGCGTTCGTCGAGGGCGACATCCGCGACGCCGCCAAGTGGCTCGACGCCTCCTACGAGGGCGTCCTGCACTTCGCCGCGTCCTCGCAGGTCGGCGAGTCGGTGGCGAAGCCCGAGAAGTACTGGGAGAACAACGTCGCCGGTTCCCTGGCGCTCCTCGGCGCCATGCGGGACGCGGGCGTGCGCACGCTGGTCTTCTCCTCCACGGCGGCCACCTACGGTGAGCCCGAGCAGGTCCCGATCACCGAGACCGCCCCCACCCGGCCGACCAACCCCTACGGCGCCACCAAGCTGGCCGTCGACCACATGATCACCAGCGAGGCGAACGCCCACGGCCTGGCCGCGGTGTCCCTGCGCTACTTCAACGTCGCCGGAGCCTACGGCGCCCACGGCGAGCGCCACGACCCCGAGTCGCACCTGATCCCGCTGGTCCTCCAGGTCGCCCAGGGCCGCCGCGACGCCATCTCGGTCTACGGCGACGACTACGCCACCCCCGACGGGACCTGCGTCCGCGACTACATCCACGTGGCGGACCTGGCCGAGGCCCACCTGCTCGCCCTGCGGGCCGCCCGGCCGGGCACGCACCTGATCTGCAACCTCGGCAACGGCAGCGGCTTCTCCGTCCGCCAGGTCATCGAGACCGTCCGCGAGGTCACCGGCCACCCGATCCCCGAGGTGGCCGCCCCGCGCCGCGGCGGCGACCCGGCGGTCCTGGTCGCCGCCGCGGACACCGCCCGCGAGAAGCTGGGCTGGAACCCGACCCGCGCGGACCTCGCCGGAATCGTCGCGGACGCGTGGGAGTTCGCGCAGAGCATCACAGAGGAGCACTAG
- the galT gene encoding galactose-1-phosphate uridylyltransferase encodes MKKTSTRLADGRELIYYDLRDDTVRDAEDRRPLDPTVTTSEIRHDPLLGDAVAVASHRQGRTYHPPADECPLCPTRGERLSEIPDSSYDVVVFENRFPSLAGDSGRCEVVCFTSDHDASFADLGPEQARLVLEAWTDRTSELSHLPSVEQVFCFENRGAEIGVTLGHPHGQIYAYPFTTPRTALMLRSLAAHKEATGGENLFDTVLERELAGERVVLAGEHWAAFVPYAAHWPYEVHLYPRRRVPDLPALDEAARTEFPQIYLELLRRFDRIFGDGEPPTPYIAAWHQAPFGTLEEFDGVTRHDFALHLELFTIRRTSGKLKFLAGSESGMSVFINDVPPERAAERLREVASS; translated from the coding sequence GTGAAGAAGACCTCGACCCGGCTTGCCGACGGTCGTGAGCTGATCTACTACGACCTTCGGGACGACACCGTGCGGGACGCCGAGGACCGGCGCCCGCTGGACCCCACCGTCACCACGTCCGAAATCCGCCACGACCCGCTGCTCGGCGACGCGGTCGCCGTCGCCTCCCACCGCCAGGGCCGCACCTATCACCCGCCCGCCGACGAGTGCCCCCTGTGCCCCACCCGGGGCGAGCGGCTGAGCGAGATCCCCGACTCCTCCTATGACGTCGTCGTCTTCGAGAACCGCTTCCCGTCGCTGGCCGGCGACTCCGGCCGCTGCGAGGTCGTCTGCTTCACCTCCGACCACGACGCCTCCTTCGCCGACCTCGGCCCGGAGCAGGCGCGACTGGTGCTGGAGGCGTGGACCGACCGCACGTCGGAGCTGTCGCATCTGCCCTCCGTCGAGCAGGTGTTCTGTTTCGAGAACCGCGGTGCCGAGATCGGTGTGACCCTGGGTCACCCGCACGGACAGATCTACGCCTACCCCTTCACCACCCCGCGCACCGCGCTGATGCTCCGCTCGCTCGCCGCCCACAAGGAGGCCACCGGCGGGGAGAACCTGTTCGACACGGTGCTGGAGCGCGAACTCGCCGGTGAGCGGGTCGTCCTTGCGGGTGAACACTGGGCGGCCTTCGTGCCGTACGCGGCGCACTGGCCGTACGAGGTCCACCTGTACCCGAGGCGCCGCGTGCCCGATCTGCCGGCGCTCGACGAGGCGGCGCGCACAGAATTCCCCCAGATCTATCTGGAACTCTTGAGGCGCTTCGACCGGATCTTCGGGGACGGAGAGCCTCCGACGCCCTACATCGCGGCCTGGCACCAGGCCCCGTTCGGCACGCTGGAGGAATTCGACGGTGTCACGCGCCACGACTTCGCGCTCCACCTCGAGCTTTTCACCATCCGCCGCACTTCCGGCAAGCTGAAGTTTCTCGCGGGTTCCGAGTCCGGCATGAGCGTGTTCATCAACGACGTGCCGCCGGAGCGCGCGGCCGAGCGACTGCGAGAGGTAGCGAGTTCATGA
- a CDS encoding sodium:solute symporter family protein codes for MQTPTEAPAVLAAELRLPTNWLDYTILAIYFVVVLGIGFAARRSVKTSLDFFLSGRSLPAWITGLAFISANLAATEILGMAANSAQYGAYTVHWYWIGAIPAMVFLGLVMMPFYYGSKVRSVPEFLLLRFDRAAHLLSSILFAFAAILIAGVNLYALAIVVEALLGWPQWVAIVVAGAFVLAYITLGGLSSAIYNEVLQFFVILAALIPITVLGLKKVGGWGGLTDKLTATHGADFTTAWGGTGIGSANPLGANWLTIVLGLGFVLSFGYWTTNFAEVQRALSAKNLSAGQRTPLIAAYPKIFIVFLVMIPGLVAAAIVPKFGTTGSGYQYNDAIPYLMQELLPNGVLGIAVTGLLAAFMAGMAANVSSFNTVFTTDIWAKYVVRGREDGYYVRFGRLITAIGVCASVGTAFLASSFSNIMSYLQTLFSFFNVPMFVVFIVGMFWKRASAKSGFWGLLAGTVTAMVNYFVLYKKGIISIPTDQGANFVSAIAGFVAGAVVMFAVSLFTKPKPANELQGLVYGTRSPGMSEPPAKGDDAWYRKPALLGWGAIVLAAACYIPFSF; via the coding sequence ATGCAAACCCCCACAGAAGCACCCGCCGTCCTGGCGGCGGAGCTACGGCTCCCCACGAACTGGCTGGACTACACGATCCTGGCGATCTACTTCGTCGTCGTCCTCGGCATCGGCTTCGCGGCCCGCCGCTCGGTGAAGACCAGCCTGGACTTCTTCCTCTCCGGACGCTCGCTGCCCGCCTGGATCACCGGCCTGGCCTTCATCTCCGCGAACCTGGCCGCCACCGAGATCCTCGGCATGGCCGCGAACAGCGCCCAGTACGGCGCCTACACCGTGCACTGGTACTGGATCGGCGCCATCCCCGCCATGGTCTTCCTGGGCCTGGTGATGATGCCCTTCTACTACGGCAGCAAGGTCCGCTCGGTCCCCGAGTTCCTGCTGCTGCGCTTCGACCGGGCCGCCCACCTGCTCAGCTCGATCCTGTTCGCGTTCGCCGCCATCCTGATCGCGGGCGTCAACCTCTACGCCCTCGCGATCGTCGTCGAGGCCCTGCTCGGCTGGCCGCAGTGGGTCGCCATCGTGGTCGCCGGTGCCTTCGTGCTCGCGTACATCACGCTGGGCGGCCTGTCCTCGGCGATCTACAACGAGGTGCTCCAGTTCTTCGTGATCCTGGCCGCCCTCATCCCGATCACCGTGCTCGGCCTGAAGAAGGTCGGCGGCTGGGGCGGTCTGACGGACAAGCTCACCGCCACCCACGGCGCCGACTTCACCACGGCCTGGGGCGGCACCGGCATCGGCTCGGCCAACCCGCTGGGCGCCAACTGGCTGACCATCGTCCTCGGACTCGGCTTCGTGCTGTCCTTCGGCTACTGGACCACCAACTTCGCCGAGGTGCAGCGCGCCCTGTCCGCGAAGAACCTCTCCGCGGGGCAGCGCACCCCGCTGATCGCCGCCTACCCGAAGATCTTCATCGTCTTCCTGGTGATGATCCCCGGCCTGGTCGCCGCCGCGATCGTCCCGAAGTTCGGCACCACCGGCTCCGGCTACCAGTACAACGACGCCATCCCCTACCTGATGCAGGAGCTGCTGCCCAACGGCGTGCTCGGCATCGCGGTCACCGGTCTGCTCGCGGCCTTCATGGCGGGCATGGCGGCGAACGTGTCGTCCTTCAACACGGTGTTCACCACCGACATCTGGGCGAAGTACGTGGTGCGGGGCCGCGAGGACGGGTACTACGTGCGGTTCGGCCGCCTGATCACCGCGATCGGCGTCTGCGCCTCCGTCGGCACCGCGTTCCTCGCCTCGTCGTTCTCGAACATCATGTCCTACCTGCAGACGCTGTTCTCCTTCTTCAACGTGCCGATGTTCGTCGTCTTCATCGTCGGCATGTTCTGGAAGCGCGCGTCCGCCAAGTCCGGCTTCTGGGGCCTGCTCGCCGGCACCGTGACCGCGATGGTCAACTACTTCGTCCTCTACAAGAAGGGGATCATCTCCATCCCCACCGACCAGGGCGCCAACTTCGTCTCCGCCATCGCCGGCTTCGTCGCCGGCGCGGTCGTGATGTTCGCCGTCTCCCTGTTCACGAAGCCGAAGCCGGCGAACGAGCTGCAGGGCCTGGTCTACGGCACCCGCTCCCCCGGTATGTCCGAACCGCCCGCCAAGGGCGACGACGCCTGGTACCGCAAGCCCGCCCTGCTGGGCTGGGGCGCGATCGTGCTGGCCGCCGCCTGCTACATCCCGTTCTCGTTCTGA
- a CDS encoding LuxR C-terminal-related transcriptional regulator: MGVRLMVVDDHRLLAEALASALKLRGHRVLAAAAPAAGAADLVIARAPEVCLLGTAAPAEPGVFDPVVKIKRERPQVAMLVLGPVPSPRGIAAAFAAGASGYVRHDERIEGVERAIMKARAGEAAVAPQLLQGAFGELLNPAAQPDDEAQQLLEMLTPREVEVLVRVADGEDTRLIAAGMGIAPSTARTHVQRVLMKLGVGSRLEAAALAARTGLLDRAGSLRESGPQ, from the coding sequence ATGGGAGTGCGGCTCATGGTCGTCGACGACCATCGCCTGCTCGCGGAGGCGCTGGCGTCCGCGCTCAAGCTGCGCGGGCACCGGGTGCTCGCCGCGGCGGCGCCGGCCGCGGGCGCCGCGGATCTGGTGATCGCGCGGGCGCCGGAGGTGTGCCTGCTGGGTACGGCGGCTCCCGCCGAGCCGGGCGTCTTCGATCCGGTGGTGAAGATCAAGCGGGAGCGGCCGCAGGTGGCGATGCTGGTGCTGGGACCGGTGCCCTCACCGCGGGGCATCGCGGCGGCCTTCGCGGCGGGCGCGTCGGGGTACGTGCGGCACGACGAGCGGATCGAGGGGGTCGAGCGGGCCATCATGAAGGCCCGCGCGGGGGAGGCGGCGGTGGCTCCGCAGCTGCTCCAGGGGGCGTTCGGGGAGCTGCTCAACCCGGCCGCCCAGCCCGACGACGAGGCCCAGCAGCTGCTGGAGATGCTCACGCCGCGGGAGGTCGAGGTGCTGGTACGGGTGGCCGACGGCGAGGACACGCGGCTGATCGCGGCCGGGATGGGGATCGCGCCGAGCACCGCGCGTACGCATGTGCAGCGGGTGCTGATGAAGCTCGGGGTCGGGTCGCGGCTGGAGGCGGCGGCACTGGCCGCGCGGACGGGACTGCTGGACCGTGCCGGTTCCCTGCGGGAGTCCGGGCCGCAGTAG
- a CDS encoding PQQ-binding-like beta-propeller repeat protein, which translates to MTQPPPPPPNQPPQQPGSGSPQDQPPAPPAGPPATPPAQPQPPQPGYGYPQAAPAPQPPQPQPGYGYPGGQQNPYAQQPPAYGQQPPAYGAHPQNPYAQPTQPMYPAQPGYGYPGQPSTTPMQQPGQGGGGRNNTALYIVVAAVVAIALIVGGGIWYAKSSGDDGKKHDTASSDGGTGGGDKGSGATTGGGKEKAPSDPSAKPLFNVAMPTTKELTSTTGSWLTEKVYAKSGVAEIVGYDPVKGTENWTIKLPGPVCATTGHVNSENRTAIAFRPKMSQKDATSGCSLISGIDLDTGKRLWTKSVKSGDYPVSFQNLTVSQHTVALGSTGGGAAFDLDSGKLLWQPKAGDTCYDAGYGGGAKLVAVRKCGDYGNRQLHIQNIDPKTGKVIAEYKMPAGVEYAAVVSTDPLVVAADVGDSAGDGSGISDYFSIDARTGSLLARISAPGKTYSGRCDGITRIEDCHQIVAGNGRLYLPTEEHDGSAAYKDTNEIVSFDLDTGKQTGQRAEAGDGCTLSPLRMDGGNLIAYKRTPYDQGGQVVSIDGGSFKETKLLQNPATGIAQEAESSMLPDYSEILFGEGRLYMSKVFTETKSSGTGSKQYLVVAFGTDG; encoded by the coding sequence ATGACGCAGCCGCCCCCTCCGCCGCCCAACCAGCCCCCGCAGCAGCCCGGTTCCGGCTCCCCGCAGGACCAGCCGCCCGCGCCCCCGGCCGGGCCGCCGGCGACCCCGCCCGCGCAGCCGCAGCCTCCGCAGCCCGGTTACGGCTACCCGCAGGCCGCCCCGGCCCCGCAGCCTCCGCAGCCCCAGCCGGGCTACGGCTACCCCGGCGGGCAGCAGAACCCGTACGCCCAGCAGCCCCCGGCCTACGGTCAGCAGCCCCCCGCCTACGGCGCCCACCCGCAGAACCCCTACGCCCAGCCCACCCAGCCGATGTACCCCGCGCAGCCGGGGTACGGCTATCCGGGGCAGCCGTCGACCACGCCGATGCAGCAGCCGGGGCAGGGCGGCGGCGGCCGCAACAACACCGCGCTGTACATCGTCGTCGCGGCGGTCGTCGCCATCGCGCTGATCGTCGGCGGCGGCATCTGGTACGCCAAGTCCTCCGGGGACGACGGCAAGAAGCACGACACCGCGTCCTCCGACGGCGGCACCGGCGGCGGCGACAAGGGCTCCGGGGCCACCACCGGCGGCGGCAAGGAGAAGGCGCCGTCCGACCCCTCGGCGAAGCCCCTCTTCAACGTCGCGATGCCCACGACCAAGGAGCTGACGAGCACCACCGGCTCCTGGCTGACCGAGAAGGTGTACGCCAAGAGCGGTGTGGCCGAGATCGTCGGCTACGACCCCGTCAAGGGCACCGAGAACTGGACGATCAAGCTGCCCGGCCCGGTCTGCGCGACCACCGGTCACGTCAACTCGGAGAACCGGACGGCGATCGCCTTCCGGCCGAAGATGTCCCAGAAGGACGCCACCTCGGGATGCAGCCTGATCTCCGGGATCGACCTCGACACGGGCAAGCGGCTGTGGACGAAGTCGGTCAAGTCCGGTGACTACCCGGTGAGTTTCCAGAACCTGACGGTCTCCCAGCACACCGTCGCGCTCGGCAGCACCGGCGGCGGCGCCGCGTTCGACCTGGACTCCGGCAAGCTGCTGTGGCAGCCGAAGGCGGGCGACACCTGTTACGACGCCGGGTACGGCGGCGGCGCGAAGCTGGTCGCGGTGCGCAAGTGCGGCGACTACGGGAACCGGCAGCTGCACATCCAGAACATCGACCCCAAGACGGGGAAGGTGATCGCCGAGTACAAGATGCCCGCGGGCGTCGAGTACGCCGCCGTCGTCTCCACCGACCCGCTGGTGGTCGCCGCCGACGTCGGCGACAGCGCCGGTGACGGCAGCGGCATCTCGGACTACTTCTCCATCGACGCCAGGACCGGCAGCCTGCTCGCCCGGATCTCCGCGCCCGGCAAGACCTACAGCGGCCGCTGCGACGGGATCACCCGCATCGAGGACTGCCACCAGATCGTCGCGGGCAACGGCCGGCTGTACCTGCCGACCGAGGAGCACGACGGCTCCGCCGCCTACAAGGACACCAACGAGATCGTCTCCTTCGACCTCGACACGGGCAAGCAGACCGGCCAGCGCGCCGAGGCCGGCGACGGCTGCACGCTCTCCCCGCTGCGCATGGACGGCGGCAACCTGATCGCCTACAAGCGGACGCCGTACGACCAGGGCGGCCAGGTCGTCAGCATCGACGGTGGCAGTTTCAAGGAGACCAAGCTGCTGCAGAACCCGGCCACCGGTATCGCGCAGGAGGCGGAGAGCAGCATGCTGCCGGACTACTCCGAGATCCTGTTCGGCGAGGGGCGGCTGTACATGTCCAAGGTCTTCACCGAGACGAAGAGTTCGGGCACGGGCAGCAAGCAGTACCTGGTCGTGGCGTTCGGCACGGACGGCTGA